A section of the Triticum dicoccoides isolate Atlit2015 ecotype Zavitan chromosome 7A, WEW_v2.0, whole genome shotgun sequence genome encodes:
- the LOC119331933 gene encoding transmembrane protein 18-like, with product MAASSSSPAAAAVGRAVEEVRSALNEHADVVAELFGRVSTELRGGFGPAVDTFVGFFHAVDWKEPWLIGMISFHAILLLVTIISRRNINFQLILSALTFSGVFLAEKLNTFLGQNWKSFSSQNYFDPQGLFISVMWSGPLLLITILILVNTLVTLCMLMVRWKRAELKHRAREARSKQE from the exons ATGGCGGCGTCCTCCTcctcaccggcggcggcggcggttgggcgaGCGGTCGAGGAGGTGCGTTCGGCGCTGAACGAGCACGCCGACGTGGTGGCGGAGCTCTTCGGCCGCGTCTCCACCGAGCTCCGCGGCGGGTTCGGCCCCGCCGTCGACACTTTCGTCGGCTTCTTCCACGCCGTCGACTGGAAG GAACCTTGGTTGATCGGCATGATAAGTTTCCATGCCATTCTGCTACTGGTAACCATCATCTCCAGGAGGAACATCAATTTCCAACTTATCTTGTCAGCCTTAACAT TTTCTGGTGTATTCCTTGCCGAGAAACTAAACACGTTCCTAGGACAAAACTGGAAGAGCTTCTCAAGCCAGAATTACTTTGATCCCCAAGGCCTCTTCATCTCGGTCATGTGGTCTGGCCCCCTGCTTCTGATTACGATACTTATTCTG GTGAACACCCTTGTGACACTCTGCATGCTGATGGTAAGGTGGAAAAGGGCCGAGCTCAAGCACCGCGCTCGTGAGGCCCGCAGCAAGCAGGAGTGA
- the LOC119331408 gene encoding NAC domain-containing protein 105-like, with the protein MEESSCNTVPPGFRFHPTEEELVGYYLARKVSSHKIDLDIIQEVDLYRIEPWDLQERCGKYGGGGGGQEDPTTEYYFFSYKDRKYPSGTRTNRATAAGFWKATGRDKPVLSSSSSSPAAVIGMRKTLVFYRGRAPNGRKTDWIIHEYRLQSNEHAPTQEEGWVVCRAFVKPVPSQQHRLSYGGGGYPTMNGSYSSASNYYYYDNPNARLMVAGGGPPHDQHVLAAESKQQVQLFPSDLPPPLQSPTFDGEGEGDISQISGGCSSADQQLAAAAGTIDWNLWSSLLPSTAPQLFHGQTMTPPPAANSSSSKNT; encoded by the exons ATGGAGGAGTCCTCTTGCAACACGGTGCCCCCGGGGTTCAGGTTCCACCCCACGGAGGAGGAGCTCGTCGGCTACTACCTCGCCCGGAAGGTCTCCTCCCACAAGATCGACCTCGACATCATCCAGGAGGTCGACCTCTACCGGATCGAGCCGTGGGATCTTCAAG AGAGGTGCGGCaagtacggcggcggcggaggagggcagGAAGATCCGACGACGGAGTACTACTTCTTTAGCTACAAGGACCGCAAGTACCCCAGCGGCACGCGCACCAACCGCGCCACGGCCGCCGGCTTCTGGAAGGCCACCGGGAGGGACAAGCCGGTGCTCTCCTCGTCCTCGTCGTCTCCCGCGGCCGTGATCGGCATGAGAAAGACGCTTGTCTTCTACCGCGGCCGCGCCCCCAACGGCCGCAAGACCGACTGGATCATCCATGAGTACCGCCTCCAGTCCAACGAGCACGCGCCCACACAG GAGGAAGGGTGGGTGGTGTGCCGCGCGTTCGTGAAGCCGGTGCCCAGCCAGCAGCACAGGCTGTCCTACGGCGGCGGCGGGTACCCGACGATGAACGGCAGCTACAGCTCCGCCTCCAATTACTACTACTACGACAACCCTAACGCGCGCCTGATGGTCGCCGGCGGGGGTCCGCCACATGATCAGCATGTTCTGGCGGCGGAGTCCAAGCAGCAGGTGCAGCTGTTCccctccgacctgccgccgccactCCAGAGCCCGACCTTcgacggcgagggcgagggcgacatcTCGCAGATCAGCGGTGGGTGTAGCAGTGCGGATCAGCAGCTGGCGGCTGCTGCTGGGACGATCGACTGGAACCTGTGGAGCAGCTTGCTGCCGTCCACGGCGCCACAGCTCTTCCACGGCCAGACAATgacgccgccgccggcagccaatTCGAGCTCCTCCAAGAACACTTAA